A single window of Microplitis demolitor isolate Queensland-Clemson2020A chromosome 7, iyMicDemo2.1a, whole genome shotgun sequence DNA harbors:
- the LOC103574191 gene encoding uncharacterized protein LOC103574191 encodes MSGKKSESSESKKMKKIDKTPSVVSHREYLDMDTDEEEFGHQETPEPDEELPPEPEKPAFTEEQLQILLQYVKNLTAKPHGEIIFSQKNVDIIYEYFCNPSHTILTIFYTDFEWKVFLNFPPYPKNGLTYFLRSPWQVYTPDNFMSTVKFGSLNYFENSLLKFFQNIYAPVAFAHDRWPIVKRDEIFSNINKLISHLNDATYYPMGLTILYVPREKIFCSEKKMINYTHGYKEDTKENNNNLLESNMREQDKSGLIERLERVARYWVKQIRQVLRGSNIPTTSACRSIIDEINFWNYRYDIDDYTTKILYLIRFVAINSKFYNSPYVQKKIVIYFLLLKLKIRFENYLNLSTTLTDKNINVYYIFFLKFELNNSLKRLQITDKIEILCRALGTQIINQCKKYISLDIILDEDPLSGKQMLQHSVYSCQRFKEIFDQLIIMDRHCNSSTLCNINKNNIFNHIDTFIQRCQDLIEVTNTRIIFDKCEDIKVIGGAKATEHELKYKKIEKLFSKTLEEIKKKPECILDVTEFTWLEKIKLFRNKVEDIDNMMKNLIHDIFENVSTIEEALEALYAIKRFMIRKNLQETLDNYWTNIWKKFNDELELIITDIDDEILLHDRSMTSYAGAATLLHLKNNYLSTQFNMLINASDWFDDNIAQE; translated from the exons atgagtgggaaaaaaagtgaatcgagtgaatcgaaaaaaatgaaaaaaattgacaaaacaCCTTCGGTAGTTTCTCATAGAGAATACTTAGATATGGATACTGATGAAGAAGAATTCGGTCATCAag AAACTCCTGAGCCAGATGAAGAACTTCCTCCTGAGCCCGAAAAACCAGCATTTACCGAGGAACAATTACAAATActt CTCCagtatgttaaaaatttaacagcgAAACCACAcggagaaataattttttcacaaaaaaatgttgatattaTTTACGAATACTTTTGTAATCCGTCCCACacaatattaacaattttttatactgattTTGAATggaaagtatttttaaatttccctcCATATCCGAAAAATGGACTGACTTATTTTCTCCGATCCCCGTGGCAAGTTTATACTCCCGATAATTTTATGTCTACAGTAAAATTTgggagtttaaattattttgaaaattcattgcttaaattttttcaaaatatttatgctCCAGTTGCATTCGCTCACGATCGATGGCCGATAg ttaaaagagatgaaattttttcaaacataaataaattaataagtcacCTAAATGACGCAACGTATTATCCAATGGGTCTGACTATTCTTTATGTACCTcgcgaaaaaatattttgcagtgaaaaaaaaatgataaattatactCATGGGTATAAAGAAGACacgaaagaaaataataataatttattagaatcAAATATGAGGGAACAAGATAAGAGTGGATTAATCGAACGACTTGAACGAGTTGCTCGTTATTGGGTAAAACAAATCAGACAAGTATTGCGCGGCTCTAATATTCCAACAACATCAGCTTGcagatctatcattgatgaaattaatttctggAACTACAGat ATGATATTGATGATTATACGACTAAAATACTGTATTTAATACGATTCGTTGCTATTAATTCTAAATTCTACAATAGCCCgtatgttcaaaaaaaaattgttatttattttcttctccttaaattgaaaatacgatttgaaaattatttaaatttaagtactaCACTGacagacaaaaatattaatgtttactacatatttttcttgaaatttgaattgaacAATAGTTTGAAACGTCTTCAGATCAC tgataaaattgaaatacttTGCCGTGCATTGGGcacacaaataataaatcaatgtaaaaaatatataagtcttGATATTATACTTGATGAAGATCCATTAAGTGGCAAACAAATGCTTCAACACTCAGTTTATTCTTGTCAAcgttttaaagaaatttttgatcag ttaataataatggacAGACATTGTAATTCATCAACACtatgtaatattaataaaaataatatttttaatcacatTGATACATTTATTCAACGATGTCAAGATCTCATTGAAGTTACAAACACAagaattattttcgataa atgtGAAGATATAAAAGTAATTGGTGGAGCAAAAGCAACAGAACAcgaattgaaatataaaaaaatagaaaaattatttagcaaAACTCttgaggaaataaaaaaaaaacctgagtGTATTTTAGATGTCACCGAGTTCACGTggttggaaaaaataaaactctttCGTAATAAAGTAGAAGATATAGACAATATGATGAAGAATTTGATCCACGATATATTCGAAAATGTATCGACGATCGAAGAAGCTCTGGAAGCTTTGTATGCAATAAAGCGTTTTATGATACGGAAAAATTTGCAAGAAACACTCGATAATTACTGGacaaatatttggaaaaaatttaatgatgagCTAGAATTAATTATCACTGATATCGACGACGAAATTTTACTTCACGATCGCTCGATGACTTCGTATGCCGGCGCCGCGACTTTAttgcacttaaaaaataattatctgagcACACAATTTAATATGCTGATAAATGCTTCTGATTGGTTTGATGATAATATTGCGCAAGagtaa
- the LOC103574137 gene encoding guanine deaminase, with translation MTGKKFLFVGPIVQTIKNKSAKVELQIIEDAGILVQDGQILEVFKKPKISDIEADIVTKLDRGQFLVPGFIDCHVHAVQLPNIGLGYDKSLLDWLEAYTFPLELKYSDNEFADKVFDFVVRRTLSLGTTTACYFASLYNEASLILAKKAAKYHQRAFVGKLNMDRVRDDNYYENKSLSIANTRKFIEEIYALKCSLVNPIITPRFALSCSMELLKELGKIAEEYNIHIQSHISENIGEIAECKLLFPDCPTYTEVYEKAKLLTSKTVLAHGVYLEDSELKILNNRKSAIIHCPSSNTNLKSGLCDIQRLRSNKITVGLGTDVAGGNNLCILDVMRSAIQVSNHIGFMKDNSYKSINYIDVFYLATLGGAEALSIDDKVGSLVAGKKFDALVIDLNAKDSSVDNLKTFSLDDQLQRFIYSGDDRNIIHVYVEGHKVK, from the exons ATgacaggaaaaaaatttttgtttgttggGCCAATTgtacagacaattaaaaataaatcagctAAAGttgaattacaaattattgagGATGCTGGGATACTCGTACAAGATGGACAg atACTTGAGGttttcaaaaaaccaaaaatatcaGATATAGAAGCAGATATTGTTACAAAATTAGACAGAGGACAATTTTTAGTACCTGGATTCATTGACTGTCATGTCCATGCTGTTCAGTTACCAAACATAGGACTCGGTTATGATAAAAGTTTACTTGACTGGTTAGAAGCTTATACATTTCCACTAGAATTAAAGTATTCAGACAATGAGTTTGCTGATAAAGTATTTGACTTTGTTGTG aGACGTACGTTATCATTAGGAACAACAACAGCTTGTTACTTTGCTTCGCTTTACAATGAAGCGTCTTTGATTTTAGCTAAGAAAGCTGCTAAATATCATCAACGTGCATTCGttggtaaattaaatatggacAGAGTAcgtgatgataattattatgaaaataaatcactatCTATTGCTAAtactagaaaatttattgaagaaatttatGCACTTAAA TGCTCATTAGTCAATCCAATTATAACTCCTAGATTTGCATTGAGTTGTAGTATGGAATTACTTAAAGAACTTGGTAAAATTGCTGaagaatataatattcatattcag tctcatatatcagaaaatatcgGAGAGATCGCTGAATGCAAGTTATTATTCCCAGATTGTCCGACATATACAGAAGTTTATGAAAAAGCtaaattattaacaagtaAA acTGTACTAGCACATGGAGTTTATCTCGAAGAcagtgaattaaaaattttaaataatcgtaAGTCAGCAATCATTCATTGCCCGTCATCtaatactaatttaaaaagtgggcTCTGTGATATCCAGAGATTgagaagtaataaaataactgtagGACTCGGTAcag aCGTAGCAGGtggtaataatttatgtatactTGATGTAATGAGATCAGCAATTCAAGTATCAAATCATATTGGATTTATGAAAGATAATTCTTATAAGTCGATTAATTATATCgatgtattttatttagcgACTTTAGGTGGTGCTGaag cttTGTCTATAGATGATAAAGTGGGCAGTCTAGTagctggaaaaaaatttgatgcaTTAGTAATTGATTTAAACGCTAAGGACTCATCggtagataatttaaaaacttttagttTAGATGACCAATTGCAAAGATTTATTTACTCAGGCGACGATCGTAATATCATACATGTTTACGTTGAAGGacataaagttaaataa
- the LOC103574192 gene encoding low molecular weight phosphotyrosine protein phosphatase, with product MSDKKRVLMVCLGNTCRSPIAEAIFNDYITKMNLNNWEVDSAALCDYHLGQTPDERALVTLRGKGIINYSHKAKLITKEDFNSYDWIFGMDEINIRELVKIKPEISKAKIELLGSYYPDKIVIIRDPFTDNNCQGFVEAYDQCNSSIQNFLSKNNLIV from the exons atgtctgaTAAAAAACGTGTGTTAATGGTTTGTTTGg gcAATACATGTCGATCACCAATAGCAGAAgctatttttaatgattacataacaaagatgaatttaaataactggGAAGTAGACAGTGCGGCATTATGTGATTACCATTTAGGTCAAACACCAGATGAACGTGCTCTAGTAACTCTCAGAGGAAAaggaattataaattattcacatAAAGCTAAACTT aTAACAAAAGAGGATTTTAATTCTTATGATTGGATCTTTGGAATGgatgaaattaatattagagaacttgtaaaaataaaaccggAAATTAGCAAAgcgaaaattgaattattaggAAGTTATTATCCggataaaattgtaattattcgTGACCCTTTTAcg gaCAATAATTGCCAAGGATTCGTTGAAGCTTACGATCAATGCAACAGTAgtatacaaaattttctatctaaaaataatttaatcgtataa
- the LOC103574138 gene encoding low molecular weight phosphotyrosine protein phosphatase produces the protein MANKQRVLMICLGNICRSPIAEAVFDDYINKNNLNDKWEVDSAALIGYHTGKSPDSRAMSTLRDKGINNYSHRARPITKDDFNKYDWIFGMDDDNISELNRLKPSGSKAKVELLGSYDPEGEKIIRDPYYDDNSAGFVKAYEQCVRSVESFLQKH, from the exons atggCTAATAAACAACGTGTTCTGATGATATGTTTag gaAATATTTGTCGTTCTCCTATAGCAGAAGCTGTTTTCGatgattatattaataaaaataatttaaatgataaatggGAAGTTGATAGTGCAGCATTAATTGGTTATCATACTGGTAAATCACCAGATAGTCGTGCAATGAGTACTTTGAGGGATAaaggaattaataattattcacatcGTGCTAGACCA ATAACCAAAGATGATTTCAATAAATACGACTGGATTTTTGGAATGGACGACGACAATATCTCCGAACTAAATCGTCTAAAACCCTCTGGCAGTAAAGCTAAAGTTGAATTATTGGGATCTTATGATCCTGAAGGAGAGAAAATAATTCGAGATccttattat gaTGACAACAGCGCAGGTTTTGTTAAAGCTTACGAACAATGTGTAAGAAGTGTCGAATCATTCCTACAAAAAcattaa
- the LOC103574139 gene encoding uncharacterized protein LOC103574139 — MSKTVKKKATTEKPEGTRLPNNKPIFQRAVIGLHGKIINNTLKIHVHSTTPGLNLNKTPWVERWDVENVMNLYSPFPFACDLPKPLLPPAKTRRHLHTNDDPATDILFTKRYIKEEMDAILDNYQMHQNDHTSQLKKDLQWSGTYNKGETILPRYIANLADHIEMDPDPYFEGKYNWYYTGGSLNNLCFNGSNLLIFPYVNDLVVAPISLRENSLWKPALNNATKVNIDNTLYETRYNISTESCRLLARFKHECIFYSLTEKNGELNLIALDNKESKSTPFISADLNPIDPNQYCTFNVGRTFELCDMVSGKCLSKGTVDMTKVLDDSWGSIKYTSNPNIVALTDRCCLHYIDLRVSLEIPTVTMCPKYRLDRCDSLSLHFPSARPSRHYIGTYHSFLMCDDRSPDKSIQQKWTHQLRTAPLSGSAIMHDGEEFIVISSLLPSDKSIIINTWQHYDDPHSYHLPRTPPSILDTLRESRLLGKCLDPLLASRLELSAIGSTSMIYDTNVYHFSQNSLEDIFYSCFTHDSNVDRMDYINDHARYALEVWDRQILNQEKSIAPLVLTDRFNMAHIFEKFSQTELKYELVEEESFLPEYWRQPIDKLKEYVDILAPVILSAWELDEEGETVATAKPHQKVLNWLETAASGEVDAPVGSLSQEPQEMQSSQANDEDYIPFTPINSQELISVSQQHQEYQEEPELDTIDIKEEIIDADIDLDIFMPKIKVVSQRKDTKNKSKNSYISGF; from the exons atgtcaaagacagttaaaaaaaaagctaccACTGAAAAACCAGAGGGGACAAGACTTCCAAATAATAAACCGATATTTCAACGAGCTGTAATTGGTCTTCATggtaaaattatcaataatacaTTGAAAATTCACGTACACTCTACAACTCCGGggcttaatttaaataaaacaccaTGGGTAGAACGATGGGATGTCGAAAAtgttatgaatttatatagtCCATTTCCTTTTGCTTGCGATCTACCAAAACCTTTATTGCCACCGGCAAAAACTAGAAGACACC tccaCACTAATGATGATCCTGCTaccgatattttatttactaaaagaTATATTAAAGAGGAGATGGATGCGATATTAGACAACTATCAGATGCATCAAAAtg ACCATACTtcccaattaaaaaaagaccTTCAATGGTCTGGTACATATAATAAAGGTGAAACAATATTACCTCGTTATATTGCTAATCTTGCAGATCACATCGAAATGGATCCAGATCCGTATTTTGAAGGg aaatataattGGTATTATACCGGTGGATCACTAAATAATCTTTGTTTTAATggatctaatttattaatttttccttaTGTTAATGATTTag tGGTAGCACCGATAAGTCTTCGAGAAAATTCGCTATGGAAGCCAGCATTAAATAATGCAACTAaagtaaatattgataatacaCTTTATGAAACCAGATATAATATTTCGACTGAAAGTT gtCGACTTCTTGCGAGATTTAAACAcgaatgtatattttattcattgactgaaaaaaatggGGAGCTTAATTTAATAGCACTTGATAATAAAGAATCTAAATCTACGCCGTTTATAAGCGCGGATTTAAATCCTATTGATCCGAATCAGTATTGTACATTTAATGTTGGACGTACTTTCGAACTCTGTGATATGGTATCAGG aAAATGTTTATCCAAAGGTACTGTTGATATGACAAAAGTTCTTGATGATAGTTGGGGtagtattaaatatacatCCAATCCAAATATTGTTGCTTTAACTGACAGATGTTGCCTACATTACATTGATTTAAGA gTATCGTTAGAGATACCGACAGTGACAATGTGTCCAAAGTATAGATTAGATCGTTGTGACAGTTTATCATTACATTTTCCAAGTGCACGTCCTTCACGTCATTACATTGGAACGTATCACAGTTTCTTAATGTGCGATGATCGCTCACCAGACAAAAGCATTCAACAGAAATGGACTCATCAACTTAGAACTGCTCCTCTAAGTGGATCTGCAATTATGca tgACGGAGAAGAATTTATAGTAATATCTAGTCTATTACCATCGGACAAatcgataattataaatacctgGCAACACTATGACGATCCACACAGTTACCATTTGCCTCGTACCCCGCCAAGTATTTTAGATACTTTGAGAGAATCTCGTTTGTTAGGAAAATGTTTGGATCCATTACTAGCATCGCGACTTGAGTTAAGTGCCATTGGATCTActtcgatgatttatgatacgaatgtttatcatttttctcaaaactcactgg AAGATATTTTCTATTCGTGTTTCACTCATGACAGTAATGTAGATAGGATGGATTATATTAATGATCATGCTCGTTATGCGTTGGAAGTTTGGGATCGTCAAATATTGAATCAAGAAAAGTCGATAGCGCCTTTAGTGCTTACGGATCGATTTAATATGGCGCATATTTTTGaaa AGTTTTCCCAAACAGAGTTAAAATATGAACTAGTAGAAGAAGAAAGTTTTCTACCCGAGTACTGGAGACAACcgatagataaattaaaagaatatgTTGATATATTAGCGCCGGTGATACTCAGCGCTTGGGAGCTAGATGAAGAAGGAGAGACAGTGGCCACAGCGAAACCTCATCAAAAAGTATTGAATTGGCTTGAAACGGCTGCCAGTGGTGAAGTTGATGCACCTGTTGGTTCTTTATCTCAGGAACCGCAAGAAATGCAGTCGTCGCAAGCAAATGACGAGGATTACATTCCATTTACTCCGATAAATTCGCAAGAACTCATAAGTGTCAGTCAGCAACATCAAGAGTATCAAGAAGAGCCAGAATTGGATACTATAGATATTAAAGAAGAAATTATAGATGCTGATATTGATCTTGATATTTTCATGCCCAAGATTAAAGTCGTGTCGCAACGGAAGGATACGAAAAATAAGTCTAAGAATAGTTATATTTCgggattttaa
- the LOC103574140 gene encoding mitochondrial import inner membrane translocase subunit TIM50-C — translation MAFAARNLRILYKIYNGNVTNSYSTLRKPIARISLLPSIQKCKFTTQNNRTKIAGSLTNIKSSSPTIPFAQNVKEKTDNKQVPPIPPKDDMDIDEEELRKQREMTWKFTKYSMIPCGIIFGLMGGYYIYQLSVPQYDSKGNVIEDEYSHLPYFPRLWNRILDRINYWTKFIQEPSREQLLPDPLKHPYLHPPTVVLELTDVLIHPEWTYKTGWRFKKRPGVDQFLESLSQCFEVVIFTAEPAMTIAPVVDALDSKGVAIKLLRDATRFIDGHHVKDLDTLNRDLKKVIVVDWNPNSVKLHPANLFKIPRWKGNDDDTTLFHLTAFLKALAALEIDDMRDALLYYQQFDDPIEAFKANRERVIQQIREDEMMKTQNESNKTLVSKWTPSFLKSH, via the exons ATGGCTTTCGCCGCTCGAAATTTGcgaattttatacaaaatatacaACGGCAATGTCACTAATTCTTACTCAACATTACGGAAACCAATAGCACGAATAAGTTTATTGCCATCAATACAAAAATGCAAATTTACCACACAAA aTAATCGAACTAAAATAGCTGGTAGCTTAACAAACATCAAGTCGTCATCGCCCACAATCCCATTTGCACAaaatgtaaaagaaaaaacagatAATAAACAAGTTCCTCCAATTCCTCCAAAAGATGATATGGATATTGACGAAGAAGAGCTTAGAAAACAACGCGAAATGACATGGAAATTTACCAAATACAGTATGATTCCATGCGGAATAATATTTGGCTTAATGGGTGggtattatatttatcaattatcagtACCACAGTATGATAGCAAAGGCAATGTCATCGAGGATGAATATTCACATTTACCCTATTTCCCACGTCTATGGAATCGTATTCTTGatcgaattaattattggacTAAA tTCATCCAAGAACCAAGTAGAGAACAATTATTACCAGATCCACTGAAACACCCGTACCTTCACCCGCCGACTGTAGTATTAGAATTGACTGACGTATTAATTCATCCAGAATGGACG TATAAAACCGGCTGGAGGTTCAAAAAACGCCCGGGCGTTGATCAATTTCTAGAAAGTCTATCGCAGTGCTTTGAAGTTGTCATTTTCACAGCGGAACCAGCAatg acaATAGCTCCAGTTGTAGATGCACTGGATTCCAAAGGAGTAGCGATTAAATTATTGAGAGATGCCACGCGATTTATCGATGGACATCATGTCAAAGATTTAGATACACTTAATAGAGATCTTAAAAAA GTAATTGTAGTAGACTGGAATCCAAATAGCGTAAAACTTCACCCAGcaaatttgttcaaaatacCTCGATGGAAGGGTAACGATGATGACACGACGTTGTTCCACCTCACAGCGTTTCTCAAAG CTCTTGCTGCGTTAGAGATTGACGATATGCGTGACGCTTTATTGTATTATCAACAATTCGATGATCCTATCGAAGCATTTAAGGCTAACCGAGAAAGAGTAATA caaCAAATTAGAGAAGACGAAATGATGAAAACTCAAAATGAAAGTAACAAAACATTGGTATCAAAATGGACACCATCGTTCTTAAAATcgcattaa